A window from Flavobacterium gyeonganense encodes these proteins:
- a CDS encoding class I SAM-dependent methyltransferase: protein MSEAPNPSTPNQDRNTENWFTSWFDTPYYHILYKDRNYREAQIFMDNLTHYLNLPEKAKVLDLACGKGRHSIYLNQLGFTVLGADLSENSIAEASKNSNETLHFKVHDMREPFEEKFDAIFNLFTSFGYFENDDDNLTTLKAIKESLSEYGFAVIDFMNVNQVIETLVPEEVKTVDGIDFNIKRYVEDGHIFKEIDFEDQGKKYHFTEKVKALTLQNFQDLMDEAGIYLLDIFGDYKLKKFHKTESERLIMIFK from the coding sequence ATGTCTGAAGCGCCTAACCCATCAACACCTAATCAGGACCGTAACACCGAAAATTGGTTTACATCATGGTTTGATACTCCGTATTATCATATTTTGTATAAAGACAGAAATTATAGAGAAGCTCAGATTTTTATGGACAACCTTACCCATTATCTAAACTTGCCCGAAAAAGCAAAAGTATTGGATTTAGCATGTGGAAAAGGACGTCATTCTATTTATTTAAACCAACTAGGTTTTACTGTTTTAGGCGCTGATTTATCTGAAAATAGCATTGCCGAAGCCAGTAAAAACAGCAATGAAACCCTGCATTTTAAAGTTCACGATATGCGTGAACCATTTGAGGAAAAATTTGACGCCATTTTCAATCTGTTTACTAGTTTTGGTTATTTCGAAAATGACGATGATAATCTAACCACTTTAAAAGCAATCAAAGAAAGTTTATCTGAATATGGTTTTGCCGTAATTGATTTTATGAACGTAAATCAGGTTATTGAAACTTTGGTTCCCGAAGAAGTAAAAACGGTTGATGGAATTGATTTCAACATCAAAAGATATGTAGAAGACGGACATATTTTTAAGGAAATTGATTTTGAAGATCAGGGCAAAAAATACCATTTTACAGAAAAAGTAAAAGCACTCACCTTGCAGAATTTTCAGGATTTGATGGATGAAGCCGGTATTTATCTTTTAGATATTTTTGGCGATTACAAACTCAAAAAATTCCATAAAACCGAAAGTGAAAGATTAATCATGATTTTTAAATAA